The following are encoded in a window of Heliangelus exortis chromosome 9, bHelExo1.hap1, whole genome shotgun sequence genomic DNA:
- the LOC139799694 gene encoding G-protein coupled receptor 55-like gives MNDTRAKTNTSNISTAVELFQLIMYTPTFILGLLFNVMALSFLFFKVKKLSESTVYMIALIFLDTLLLFTLPFKIISYHLQDNWNLGSMFCSTLESLYFVNMYGSILISLCICVDRYLAIQHPFTAPTLRSTRKAAVVCAVICLGTSVGTVSTFQLHGEGHNISSCFHNFSKSTWENTGLFSTLETTFFGSMAAMTFCTVQTIRCLRKHRKPDNPQTCATRAEKIVVTNLLAFLVCFTPYHVAYFLYFLVKNNIIHTSFQQVLRDIVQVTLCWANLNCCLDGVCYYFVLKESLDTATRAMQKP, from the coding sequence ATGAATGACACCCGTGCCAAGACCAATACCAGCAATATCAGCACTGCTGTGGAACTGTTCCAACTCATCATGTACACCCCTACTTTCATCCTGGGATTGCTGTTCAATGTGATGGCTCTGTCCTTCCTGTTTTTTAAGGTTAAAAAGCTATCAGAATCTACAGTCTACATGATAGCCCTTATTTTTCTGGATACTTTGCTGCTGTTTactcttccttttaaaatcatttCCTACCACCTCCAGGACAACTGGAACTTGGGGTCTATGTTTTGCTCCACCTTGGAGAGTCTTTACTTTGTGAACATGTATGGCAGCATCCTCATCTCCCTCTGCATCTGTGTCGACCGCTACCTCGCTATCCAGCACCCTTTCACGGCTCCCACCCTGCGATCCAccaggaaagctgctgtggTCTGTGCTGTCATCTGCTTGGGCACCTCAGTCGGGACTGTCTCTACTTTCCAGCTGCATGGAGAGGGCCACAACATCTCATCGTGCTTCCATAACTTCTCCAAGAGCACGTGGGAAAACACAGGTCTGTTCAGCACCTTGGAAACGACCTTCTTCGGCAGCATGGCAGCCATGACCTTCTGCACTGTTCAGACTATCAGATGTctgagaaagcacagaaaaccagACAACCCCCAAACATGTGccaccagagcagagaagaTAGTGGTGACAAACCTTTTGGCATTTTTGGTCTGTTTCACACCTTACCATGTGGCgtattttctgtactttttgGTGAAGAATAACATCATTCACACCAGTTTTCAGCAAGTGCTACGAGACATTGTTCAGGTCACCCTTTGCTGGGCAAACCTGAACTGCTGTCTCGATGGGGTGTGTTATTACTTTGTTTTAAAGGAGTCCTTGGATACAGCCACAAGAGCTATGCAGAAGCCTTGA